A genomic region of Christiangramia sp. OXR-203 contains the following coding sequences:
- the thrS gene encoding threonine--tRNA ligase — protein MIKITLPDGSIKEFEKGTTPMDVARSISEGLARNVISAKFNDETVETTTPLNTDGDLVLFTWSNDEGKKAFWHSSSHVMAQAIQDLYPGAKLTIGPAIDRGFYYDVDFGGNKISENDFKKIEDRMLEISRGKHDFALRSVSKADALEFYKKENNPFKVELIENLTDGEITFCDHDTFTDLCRGGHIPNTGIIKAVKLMSVAGAYWRGDETNPQLTRVYGISFPKQKELKEYLALLEEAKKRDHRKLGKELELFTFSQKVGQGLPLWLPKGAALRERLENFLKKAQKKAGYEMVVSPHIGHKELYVTSGHYAKYGEDSFQPITTPNEGEEFLLKPMNCPHHCEMYNASSWSYRDLPKRFAEFGTVYRYEQSGELHGLTRVRGFTQDDAHIFCMPEQLDEEFKKVIDLTLYVFSSLGFDDFTAQVSLRDPEKKDKYIGSDDVWEKAESAILSAAEEKGLNYVIEKGEAAFYGPKLDFMVKDALGRSWQLGTIQVDYNLPERFDLTYKGSDNESHRPVMIHRAPFGSMERFIAILLEHTGGNFPLWLMPEQAIILSLSEKYENYSQKVLNLLENHEIRALVDNRNETIGKKIREAEVNKYPYMLIVGEQEAKDGTISVRKHSEGDLGTMKIDDFADLINTEISSTLKPFKT, from the coding sequence ATGATCAAGATCACTCTGCCAGACGGAAGTATTAAAGAGTTTGAAAAAGGCACTACTCCAATGGATGTAGCCAGAAGTATAAGCGAAGGACTTGCAAGGAATGTTATTTCTGCAAAGTTCAATGATGAAACTGTGGAAACCACAACACCTTTAAATACCGATGGCGATCTTGTTCTTTTCACCTGGTCTAATGATGAAGGTAAAAAAGCATTCTGGCATTCATCTTCTCACGTAATGGCTCAGGCTATTCAGGATCTGTACCCGGGAGCCAAGCTTACTATAGGACCAGCGATTGATAGAGGATTCTACTATGATGTAGACTTCGGAGGGAATAAGATCTCAGAAAATGATTTCAAGAAGATCGAAGATCGTATGCTGGAAATTTCCCGTGGTAAACATGATTTTGCACTGCGTTCAGTTTCTAAAGCCGATGCGCTGGAATTCTACAAGAAGGAGAACAATCCTTTTAAGGTAGAGCTTATCGAAAATCTTACTGATGGTGAAATCACCTTCTGTGATCATGATACTTTCACAGATCTTTGCCGCGGTGGTCATATTCCAAATACAGGAATCATCAAAGCGGTAAAATTGATGAGTGTTGCCGGCGCATACTGGAGAGGTGATGAAACCAATCCTCAATTAACCAGAGTATATGGTATATCATTTCCGAAGCAAAAAGAATTAAAAGAATATCTGGCTCTATTGGAAGAAGCCAAAAAAAGAGATCATAGAAAATTAGGGAAGGAACTGGAGCTATTCACTTTTTCTCAAAAAGTTGGACAGGGATTACCATTATGGCTTCCGAAAGGTGCAGCTCTTAGAGAGAGACTCGAGAATTTCCTAAAAAAAGCTCAGAAGAAAGCCGGCTATGAAATGGTTGTAAGTCCGCACATTGGTCATAAGGAACTATATGTAACTTCTGGTCATTATGCTAAATACGGGGAAGATAGTTTTCAGCCAATAACGACTCCTAATGAAGGGGAGGAATTTCTACTGAAGCCCATGAACTGCCCGCATCATTGTGAAATGTATAATGCGAGTTCATGGAGTTATCGTGACCTTCCGAAGAGATTTGCGGAGTTTGGTACTGTATATAGGTATGAGCAAAGTGGAGAATTGCATGGTTTAACCAGAGTTAGAGGCTTTACTCAGGATGACGCCCATATATTCTGTATGCCGGAGCAGCTGGATGAAGAATTTAAAAAAGTAATTGACCTTACCTTATATGTATTCTCATCTTTAGGTTTTGATGACTTTACCGCGCAGGTGTCTCTAAGGGATCCTGAGAAGAAAGATAAGTATATAGGATCTGATGATGTTTGGGAAAAAGCTGAGTCGGCCATTTTAAGTGCTGCGGAAGAAAAAGGTCTTAATTATGTGATCGAAAAAGGTGAAGCAGCTTTCTACGGACCAAAACTTGACTTCATGGTTAAGGATGCACTGGGAAGAAGCTGGCAACTTGGAACGATTCAAGTGGACTATAATCTGCCAGAGCGCTTTGACCTGACATACAAAGGTAGTGACAATGAGTCACATCGCCCAGTCATGATCCACCGAGCTCCTTTTGGAAGTATGGAAAGATTTATAGCAATTCTACTGGAACATACCGGTGGTAATTTTCCACTATGGTTAATGCCGGAACAGGCTATTATTCTCTCACTCAGCGAGAAATATGAAAATTACTCACAAAAAGTTTTAAATTTACTTGAAAATCACGAAATTCGCGCCCTTGTAGACAATAGAAACGAAACCATCGGGAAGAAGATTCGGGAAGCCGAAGTAAACAAATACCCGTATATGTTGATTGTCGGCGAGCAGGAAGCCAAAGATGGTACGATTTCTGTTCGTAAGCATAGTGAAGGAGATTTGGGAACGATGAAGATCGATGATTTTGCAGATTTGATTAATACAGAAATCAGTAGTACCTTAAAGCCTTTCAAAACATAA